A genome region from Macadamia integrifolia cultivar HAES 741 unplaced genomic scaffold, SCU_Mint_v3 scaffold2331, whole genome shotgun sequence includes the following:
- the LOC122066306 gene encoding cysteine--tRNA ligase, chloroplastic/mitochondrial-like, translating into MAKREFMVYNTMTKQKEIFKPKEPGKVGMYVCGITAYDYSHIGHARVYVAFDVLYRYLRYLGYEVNYVRNFTDIDDKIIRRANELGKHAITLSGEFCEEFIRDMEDLGCSSPPQEPRVSKHMDQIKTMIVQLIEKDHAYVVDGDVYFSVDKFPDYGRLSGRKLEDNRAGERVAIDSRKKHPADFALWKAAKPGEPNWDSPWGPGRPGWHIECSAMSAHYLTSSFDIHGGGRDLIFPHHENEIAQSCAACSSSKVGYWMHNGFVTQNNEKMSKSLGNFFTIREVTKQYHPLALRYFLMSTHYRSPVNYSISQLDNASFEVLTLYRVSII; encoded by the exons ATGGCGAAACGGGAATTTATGGTCTATAACACCATGACTAAACAGAAGGAAATCTTCAAGCCCAAAGAGCCTGGTAAGGTGGGCATGTACGTTTGTGGCATCACCGCCTACGATTATAGCCACATTGGCCACGCTCGTGTTTATGTCGCCTTCGATGTCCTCTACAG ATACCTGCGATATTTGGGGTATGAAGTCAATTATGTGCGGAACTTTACTGATATTGATGACAAG ATAATTCGTAGAGCAAATGAACTGGGGAAACATGCAATAACTTTGAGTGGTGAGTTCTGCGAGGAATTTATTAGAGACATGGAAGATCTAGGGTGCTCAAGTCCTCCACAAGAACCTCGTGTTTCCAAACATATGGATCAGATTAAGACAATGATTGTTCAG CTCATTGAAAAGGACCATGCCTACGTTGTTGATGGAGATGTATACTTCTCAGTTGATAAGTTTCCTGATTATGGCCGGTTATCTGGACGGAAACTAGAAGATAATCGAGCTGGTGAACGGGTTGCCATTGATTCAAGAAAGAAACACCCTGCTGACTTTGCATTGTGGAAG GCTGCAAAACCTGGTGAGCCAAATTGGGACAGTCCATGGGGCCCTGGAAGACCAGGATGGCATATAGAATGCAGCGCCATGAGTGCTCATTACCTTACTTCCTCCTTTGATATTCATGGTGGTGGGAGGGATTTGATATTCCCACATCATGAAAATGAGATCGCTCAAAGCTGTGCTGCCTGCTCGAGTAGCAAGGTGGGATATTGGATGCATAATGGTTTTGTGACACAGAACAATGAGAAAATGTCCAAGTCACTGGGCAACTTTTTCACAATTCGCGAG GTCACTAAACAATACCATCCATTGGCTTTGAGATATTTCTTGATGAGCACGCACTATCGTTCTCCTGTCAATTATTCGATTTCGCAACTTGACAATGCATCATTTGAAGTTCTCACACTCTATCGGGTAAGTATCATTTAA